One genomic window of Oryctolagus cuniculus chromosome 11, mOryCun1.1, whole genome shotgun sequence includes the following:
- the COPZ1 gene encoding coatomer subunit zeta-1 isoform X1, whose amino-acid sequence MEALILEPSLYTVKAILILDNDGDRLFAKYYDDTYPSAKEQKAFEKNIFNKTHRTDSEIALLEGLTVVYKSSIDLYFYVIGSSYENELMLMAVLNCLFDSLSQMLRKNVEKRALLENMEGLFLAVDEIVDGGVILESDPQQVAHRVALRVSRNCFPGAALVSAGAAVSQRADQVVTPPVKNQRSWLLRPQTLGLSAGLLSSPPPDVLRVISGITGILKSPSCCGCLPSPSLPAHFLFLLTPFPVLGAEPPCRSGSWAGTPLPPFWRGCTLLSCPHVLSQSSALCCTYSAGPSGRRRVLSVCLPLPLPSPHPTARASCRGGKGAFLYSACRSGGSKRH is encoded by the exons TACTATGACGACACCTACCCCAGTGCCAAGGAGCAAAAGGCCTTTGAGAAGAACATTTTCAACAAGACCCATCGGACTGACA GTGAGATTGCCCTCTTAGAAGGCCTGACGGTGGTGTACAAAAGCAGTATCGACCTCTATTTCTACGTGATTGGCAGCTCCTATGAGAACGAG CTGATGCTCATGGCTGTCCTGAACTGCCTCTTCGATTCACTGAGCCAGATGCTGAG GAAGAACGTGGAGAAGCGAGCTCTGCTGGAGAACATGGAGGGACTCTTCTTGGCTGTGGATGAAATTGTAGATGGAGG AGTGATCCTGGAGAGTGACCCCCAGCAGGTGGCACACCGGGTGGCATTAAGGGTAAGCAGGAATTGTTTCCCTGG TGCTGCCCTTGTCTCTGCAGGTGCTGCAGTCAGCCAAAGAGCAGATCAAGTGGTCACTCCTCCGGTGAAAAACCAgcgttcctggctcctccgcCCTCAGACACTCGGCCTGTCTGCTGGACTCCTCAGCAGTCCCCCACCTGATGTGCTCAGGGTCATCTCCGGGATCACAGGGATCCTTAAATCTCCATCTTGTTGTGgttgtctcccctcccccagcctccctgcacACTTCCTGTTCCTTCTCACCCCTTTCCCGGTTCTGGGAGCAGAGCCCCCCTGCAGATCCGGAAGCTGGGCCGGCACGCCTCTACCTCCTTTCTGGAGAGGATGcaccctgctctcctgccctCATGTGCTCTCTCAATCCAGTGCCCTTTGCTGTACATACTCTGCAGGTCCGAGTGGGAGAAGGCGTGTGCTGAGTGTTTGCCTCCCTTTGCCTTTACCCAGCCCTCACCCCACAGCCCGGGCGTCCTGCAGGGGTGGAAAGGGAGCATTCCTCTACAGTGCATGCAGGTCCGGGGGCTCCAAACGCCACTGA